The following proteins are encoded in a genomic region of Cataglyphis hispanica isolate Lineage 1 chromosome 9, ULB_Chis1_1.0, whole genome shotgun sequence:
- the LOC126852055 gene encoding uncharacterized protein LOC126852055: protein MIRLHLKKFSLLSLRMCPLNAALKVANLKKIKIGWTLARVELLDNIPVQCFKCWIYGHVRLACSSKEDFSGLCFKCGRKGHLANNCNLPPFVRCVIQKKSCCE, encoded by the exons ATGATTCGGTTACACCTGAAGAAGTTCTCTTTGTTGTCGCTTAGAATG TGCCCCTTGAATGCTGCATTGAAAGTCgccaatttaaagaaaattaagattggTTGGACGTTGGCTAGAGTTGAGCTTCTCGACAATATACCCGTCCAATGTTTCAAATGTTGGATATACGGGCACGTTAGACTCGCCTGTTCATCTAAAGAGGATTTTAGCGGTCTATGCTTTAAATGTGGAAGGAAAGGTCACCTAGCAAATAACTGCAATCTTCCTCCCTTTGTAAGGTGTGTGATTCAGAAG AAGAGTTGCTGCGAATAA
- the LOC126851863 gene encoding uncharacterized protein LOC126851863 — MPNLRGPNENKRRLYAQVVLSIFLYGAPVWNEAFVASRSSQITINRVLRTLAIRVIAGYRTISLDAALLLARIPPTYLLANTRRRVYDRTKDLRNSNRWSKKAELEIKMDEDLLLRRQWEVYCENPNLAGARTREAILPHFQEWISRKHGSSLLRTTQLLTGHGCFGTYLYRIGKALMPYCEHCNVQNVEDSPEHTLRDCTAWEENRNKLCESLEVNVDTLTLEKIIQLVLCSKEKWEAFAEFANVVMLRKEVVERARQEEEARRVNNTLLDGSGSEDS; from the coding sequence ATGCCCAATCTAAGAGGGCCTAATGAAAACAAGAGAAGACTGTATGCTCAGGTTGTTCTTTCCATTTTCTTATATGGTGCCCCTGTGTGGAACGAGGCTTTCGTTGCTTCTAGGAGTTctcaaataacaattaatagagTTTTGCGTACTTTGGCCATCCGCGTTATTGCGGGATACCGCACGATCTCGTTAGATGCAGCCCTCCTTCTCGCTAGAATCCCCCCGACATATCTTCTAGCTAATACCAGACGGAGAGTATACGATCGAACGAAAGATCTCAGAAACAGCAACAGATGGTCTAAAAAGGCCGAGTTGGAGATTAAAATGGACGAGGACTTGCTCCTCCGCCGCCAATGGGAAGTGTACTGCGAAAACCCCAACCTGGCTGGCGCACGAACTAGAGAAGCGATTCTTCCCCACTTCCAGGAGTGGATAAGCAGGAAGCACGGAAGCTCCTTGTTAAGAACTACCCAGTTGCTCACCGGTCACGGCTGCTTTGGAACTTATCTCTACAGGATTGGCAAGGCCTTGATGCCCTACTGCGAGCATTGCAACGTACAAAATGTCGAAGATTCTCCCGAACACACACTGAGAGACTGTACGGCATGGGAAGAGAACAGAAATAAACTTTGCGAGAGCCTAGAAGTGAATGTTGACACGCTCACCTTGGAGAAAATAATCCAGCTGGTTCTCTGTTCCAAGGAGAAATGGGAGGCTTTCGCTGAATTTGCGAACGTGGTTATGCTTCGAAAAGAAGTTGTCGAGAGAGCTAGACAGGAAGAGGAGGCCAGGAGAGTAAACAACACTCTTCTTGATGGGTCAGGTTCCGAGGACTCCTGA
- the LOC126851864 gene encoding uncharacterized protein LOC126851864 produces the protein MRELNIGVAAISEPPFIANRANWFRSRNGLAMVFHDTRFTGASPVLAFQGNNVVAVRMGEIDLVSCYVSPNIPRGEFLEFVDELNDALAHSRNKILICGDFNSKSKSWATSDLRLLNTGKDPTCIRAQGCSIIDLTWASPGLARYINSWQILDLSTLSDHVYIVVRFDTIRHVENNWMRKKIRRWNWKKADWGKFQDSLLWSCTSNLSNIDVEPDVDKIADTLDAEMKMACDNSAPKALPPQGKKSVYWWNDTIAEVRADTNAAYRAWKRLRRTCNPSPQEEELLRQRYRTTRKKLRAEISKAKTIAWKELLDAVESDPWGLPYRLVLNKLKSSSCNILENLDKDSRRQLIAKLFPSGETHDPSTLWEDWSDEDWNEDWSVTPGEVFKVFKKREISGNTSPGPDGVPAKAWKKSLPNS, from the exons ATGAGGGAACTTAATATAGGAGTAGCTGCAATCTCTGAACCACCATTCATAGCAAATCGAGCAAATTGGTTTCGCAGCAGGAATGGACTCGCAATGGTCTTCCATGACACTAGGTTCACCGGTGCCTCGCCAGTTCTGGCGTTTCAAGGCAACAATGTGGTAGCAGTTAGGATGGGAGAGATCGACCTGGTGTCGTGCTATGTTTCACCCAACATTCCTAGAGGAGAATTCCTGGAATTTGTGGACGAACTCAACGACGCTCTTGCCCACTCAaggaataaaatcttaatatgtGGAGATTTTAACTCAAAATCCAAATCATGGG CAACTAGTGACCTAAGACTGCTTAACACCGGGAAGGATCCCACTTGCATCCGAGCCCAGGGCTGCTCAATTATTGACCTCACATGGGCCAGCCCTGGTCTTGCAAGATATATCAACTCGTGGCAAATACTGGACCTGTCCACTCTATCGGACCATGTTTATATAGTGGTCAGGTTCGATACTATCAGGCATGTCGAGAATAATTGGATGAGGAAGAAAATCCGGAGATGGAATTGGAAGAAGGCTGATTGGGGAAAATTCCAAGACTCCCTCCTATGGAGCTGTACGAGCAACCTTTCGAACATTGATGTAGAGCCAGATGTGGACAAGATCGCCGACACACTGGATGCTGAAATGAAAATGGCATGTGACAACTCTGCCCCTAAAGCGCTTCCGCCTCAGGGCAAGAAAAGTGTTTATTGGTGGAACGATACTATCGCGGAAGTCAGAGCTGACACCAATGCGGCATACCGCGCATGGAAAAGACTCAGACGAACTTGCAACCCGAGCCCACAGGAGGAGGAACTATTAAGACAGAGATACAGGACAACACGAAAGAAGCTTAGGGCAGAAATCAGCAAGGCCAAAACTATTGCGTGGAAAGAGCTGCTCGATGCAGTGGAATCCGACCCGTGGGGCCTCCCCTATAGACTTGTTCTTAACAAGCTTAAGAGCTCGTCCTGCAACATCCTTGAAAATCTGGATAAAGACTCTAGAAGACAGTTGATCGCTAAGTTATTCCCGTCGGGCGAAACGCATGACCCCTCAACGCTATGGGAAGACTGGTCAGATGAGGACTGGAACGAAGATTGGTCGGTAACACCTGGAGAGGTATTCAAGGTGttcaagaaaagagaaatatctgGTAACACATCTCCGGGTCCCGATGGGGTCCCTGCAAAAGCTTGGAAAAAGTCCCTTCCGAATTCTTAG
- the LOC126851865 gene encoding uncharacterized protein LOC126851865: protein MEIIKNLFSTSNVNQLELDFNIDGCGLDKSGRIQIWPIQCKIVNVQHTRPIIVGIYKGAQKPFDPNIFLQKFIANIQKIMSKGADAPARAFILNHHVSCYPCSKCKVLGIRSKGRYVFNGKNHSLRTDEEYSRCLDEDHHKGNSPLSMLPIGLISKFLLSTCILHA, encoded by the exons AtggagataattaaaaatttgtttagtaCGTCTAATGTTAATCAATTGGAATTAGACTTTAACATAGATGGATGCGGTTTAGATAAATCAGGCAGGATTCAGATCTGGCCTATTcaatgtaaaattgtaaatgtgcAACATACAAGGCCAATAATAGTAGGAATTTATAAAGGTGCACAAAAACCATTTgatccaaatatttttcttcaaaaatttattgcaaatatccAGAAAATCATGTCTAAAGgag CTGATGCACCAGCTcgagcatttattttaaatcatcatGTATCCTGTTATCCCTGTTCCAAGTGTAAAGTTTTAGGTATACGTTCCAAAGGTCGTTATGTCTTCAATGGTAAAAATCATTCTCTTAGAACCGATGAGGAATATAGTAGATGTTTGGACGAAGATCATCATAAAGGGAATAGTCCATTATCAATGTTACCAATAGGTCTGATTTCCAAATTCCTTTTGAGTACATGCATCTTGCATGCTTGA